The following proteins are encoded in a genomic region of Rhizobium sp. CCGE531:
- the serS gene encoding serine--tRNA ligase, translating to MLDIRWIRENAEAFDAALAKRGAEPQSQSLISLDEKRRSVVQSVQDMQSRRNAASKEIGAAMAQKNSELAEKLKAEVADIKTSLPAAEEQERTLTAELHDALSRIPNIPLEDVPVGKDEHDNVVKHAWGSKPTWNHQPKEHFEIGEELGYMDFERAAKLSGSRFTVLTSQLARLERALGQFMLDLHTSGHGYTEVSAPLMVRDEAMFGTGQLPKFSEDSFRTTDGRWLIPTAEVSLTNLVSGEILDQEKLPLRFTALTPSFRSEAGSAGRDTRGMLRQHQFWKCELVSITDAESSIAEHERMTACAEEVLKRLGLHYRVMTLSTGDMGFGARKTYDLEVWLPGQDTYREISSCSVCGDFQARRMNARYRGKDDRNTKFVHTLNGSGTAVGRCLIAVLENYLNADGSVTVPDALLPYMGGVKRIEKAA from the coding sequence ATGCTTGATATCAGATGGATTCGTGAGAATGCCGAGGCTTTCGATGCGGCGCTTGCCAAGCGCGGCGCGGAGCCCCAGTCGCAAAGCCTCATCTCGCTCGATGAGAAGCGCCGCTCCGTCGTTCAGTCCGTCCAGGATATGCAATCCCGCCGCAATGCCGCCTCCAAGGAGATCGGCGCGGCGATGGCACAGAAGAACAGCGAGCTTGCCGAGAAGCTGAAGGCCGAGGTCGCCGACATCAAGACCTCGCTTCCGGCGGCCGAAGAGCAAGAGCGCACGCTGACGGCCGAGCTCCATGATGCGCTGTCGCGCATCCCGAACATCCCGCTCGAAGACGTGCCCGTTGGCAAGGATGAGCACGACAACGTCGTCAAGCACGCCTGGGGCTCCAAGCCCACTTGGAACCACCAGCCAAAAGAGCATTTCGAGATCGGCGAAGAGCTCGGCTACATGGATTTCGAGCGCGCGGCGAAACTGTCCGGCTCGCGCTTTACGGTGCTGACCTCGCAGCTCGCTCGGCTGGAGCGGGCGCTCGGCCAGTTCATGCTCGATCTGCATACCAGTGGGCATGGCTATACTGAGGTCAGCGCGCCGCTGATGGTGCGTGACGAAGCCATGTTCGGCACCGGCCAGCTGCCGAAATTTTCCGAGGATTCCTTCAGGACCACGGACGGTCGCTGGCTGATCCCGACGGCGGAGGTTTCGCTGACCAATCTCGTTTCCGGCGAGATCCTTGATCAAGAAAAACTTCCGTTGCGCTTCACTGCGTTGACCCCGTCCTTCCGCTCCGAAGCAGGCTCCGCCGGACGCGACACGCGCGGCATGCTGCGCCAGCACCAGTTCTGGAAGTGCGAGCTGGTTTCGATCACCGATGCCGAAAGCTCCATTGCCGAGCACGAGCGGATGACGGCCTGTGCTGAAGAAGTGCTGAAGCGCCTCGGCCTGCACTATCGCGTCATGACGCTTTCGACCGGTGACATGGGTTTCGGCGCGCGCAAGACCTATGACCTCGAAGTCTGGCTGCCGGGGCAGGATACCTATCGCGAGATTTCGTCCTGCTCGGTCTGCGGTGATTTCCAGGCCCGGCGCATGAATGCGCGCTATCGCGGCAAGGACGACAGGAACACCAAATTCGTTCACACGCTGAACGGCTCCGGCACCGCAGTCGGCCGCTGCCTGATTGCCGTTCTCGAGAATTATCTCAATGCCGATGGTTCCGTCACTGTTCCGGACGCACTGCTGCCATATATGGGTGGTGTGAAGAGGATCGAGAAAGCGGCATAA
- the surE gene encoding 5'/3'-nucleotidase SurE, with amino-acid sequence MRILLTNDDGIHAEGLAALERIARTLSDDVWVVAPETDQSGLAHSLSLSEPLRMRKVSDKHFALRGTPTDCIIMAIRQVLDGKPDLVLSGVNSGSNVADDVTYSGTIAGAIEGTLQGVRSFALSQAYVYENGARVVPWEVAETHAPALLGKLMDVDLPNGTFLNLNFPNCPPDEVAGAEVTAQGNLAFNVQVEERADGRGFPYYWLRFGERSGIFRPGTDIQALKQNRISVTPLKLDLTDYSAQDRVARALGME; translated from the coding sequence ATGCGTATTCTTCTGACCAACGATGACGGTATTCATGCCGAAGGGCTGGCTGCGTTGGAGCGTATCGCCCGCACTTTGTCTGATGATGTCTGGGTTGTTGCACCCGAGACGGATCAGAGCGGCCTTGCACATTCGCTGAGCCTTTCCGAGCCGTTGCGCATGCGCAAGGTCTCCGACAAGCACTTTGCGCTCAGGGGAACACCGACCGATTGCATCATCATGGCGATCCGGCAGGTTCTGGACGGCAAGCCGGATCTGGTGCTCTCGGGCGTCAACTCCGGCTCGAACGTCGCCGACGACGTAACCTATTCCGGAACCATCGCCGGTGCGATCGAAGGCACGCTGCAGGGCGTGCGCTCCTTTGCGCTGAGCCAGGCCTATGTCTATGAAAACGGCGCGCGCGTCGTGCCCTGGGAAGTGGCCGAGACACATGCTCCGGCCTTGCTCGGCAAGCTCATGGATGTCGATCTGCCCAATGGGACCTTCCTCAATCTCAACTTTCCGAATTGCCCTCCCGACGAAGTGGCAGGGGCGGAAGTGACGGCGCAGGGCAATCTCGCCTTCAATGTGCAGGTCGAGGAGCGGGCCGACGGCCGCGGCTTCCCTTATTATTGGCTTCGCTTCGGCGAACGCAGTGGTATCTTCCGTCCGGGGACCGATATTCAGGCGCTGAAACAAAATCGTATTTCGGTAACGCCTTTGAAACTCGATCTGACGGATTATTCGGCGCAAGACCGCGTGGCGCGGGCGCTCGGTATGGAGTAG
- a CDS encoding protein-L-isoaspartate(D-aspartate) O-methyltransferase, giving the protein MTPRLVEKEGFAAVVLRLRAEGILDIDLMTAVEQTPRLPFVPPQFTDDAYSGRTIPIDCGSFMEGIDLVVRILHSLKIKPGHRVLEIGTGSGFTAAVMGRIVERVLTIDRYKTLTTSAQQRMDALGLRNVVIRQADGSAGLPGEGTFDRILVTTAFPTMPRFYAEQLVSGGSMIAPLMVSDDICRLVRLTKTGSRFEREELFDVPYQPIVPMLASYL; this is encoded by the coding sequence TTGACACCTCGTTTGGTGGAGAAGGAAGGCTTTGCGGCCGTGGTTTTGCGGCTACGGGCAGAAGGCATATTGGATATCGATCTGATGACGGCGGTCGAGCAGACGCCGCGCCTGCCTTTCGTGCCGCCGCAATTTACCGATGATGCCTATTCCGGCCGCACGATTCCGATCGATTGCGGTTCCTTCATGGAGGGCATCGATCTGGTCGTGCGCATTCTCCACAGCCTGAAGATCAAGCCGGGACACCGCGTTCTCGAAATTGGAACGGGGAGCGGTTTCACCGCCGCCGTCATGGGGCGAATCGTCGAGCGTGTTCTGACGATCGACCGCTACAAGACACTGACCACATCGGCGCAGCAGCGCATGGATGCGCTCGGGCTGCGCAATGTCGTCATCCGTCAGGCGGATGGCAGCGCCGGTCTGCCGGGCGAGGGCACCTTCGACCGTATCCTGGTCACCACCGCATTTCCGACCATGCCGCGCTTCTATGCCGAGCAGCTGGTATCGGGCGGATCGATGATCGCGCCGCTGATGGTATCGGACGATATTTGCCGCCTTGTGCGGCTGACGAAGACCGGCAGCCGCTTCGAGCGCGAAGAGCTGTTCGATGTTCCCTATCAGCCCATCGTGCCGATGCTCGCCTCTTATCTCTGA
- a CDS encoding peptidoglycan DD-metalloendopeptidase family protein: protein MGFSLSSNFGKSAGKVLVAILLASTATACSSDTTRFSGLFNKTDNVTTGSINRRSLNGPNGDPVPRADVAQAGGYGQQDYSQQSAPVAQPYPNSPARYNPSYSSARASTAPVAIQRTELAPPGASGSAARPRGGSRAETEALAQPFPASHNNNGSRAAPALAPDAMSTGTIKTAAAPEMSPGWTTVNAPSVTLRQGESVALLSRRYGVPEKEILRANGLRSGAGAQPGQQIIIPTMNGAGASSPAKMASEATDLSKGGKMPAPAKAPQQEALALPSGNQMRGKSQAGLADPNKLAAGNGKGPTPKGAYVVKPGDSLARIAKESGVTVAELKRANNMQAGDSIRIGQALALPHGAVAADPVKTASIEPQKVSVKPGAAPVAAPKQAAAEPIAKQAPKAVAHADTAADAKPQAVASASPSQSINDAAKSDAQADAPEATGIGKFRWPVRGAVVAGYGSNVNGSRNDGIDISVPEGTPVKAAENGVVIYAGNGLKELGNTVLVRHDDGTVTVYGHADALSVTRGQKVQRGQTLATSGMSGNVSQPQLHFEVRKNSAPVNPMTFLE, encoded by the coding sequence ATGGGTTTCAGTCTTTCTTCGAACTTCGGTAAATCGGCAGGGAAAGTCCTGGTGGCCATTCTTCTGGCGAGCACCGCGACGGCTTGTAGCTCAGATACGACCCGGTTCAGCGGGCTCTTCAACAAGACGGACAATGTGACGACCGGTTCGATCAATCGGCGCAGCTTGAATGGTCCGAATGGCGATCCGGTGCCGCGCGCCGATGTCGCCCAGGCCGGTGGTTACGGCCAGCAGGACTATTCGCAGCAGAGCGCACCGGTAGCGCAACCCTACCCGAACTCGCCGGCTCGCTATAATCCGTCCTATTCCAGCGCGCGTGCATCCACCGCACCCGTTGCAATTCAGCGCACCGAACTTGCTCCTCCCGGCGCCTCCGGCAGCGCCGCTCGCCCCCGTGGTGGTTCGCGTGCCGAAACCGAGGCGCTTGCCCAGCCGTTCCCGGCATCGCACAACAATAACGGCTCGCGCGCAGCACCGGCTCTCGCACCCGATGCGATGTCGACCGGTACGATCAAGACGGCGGCCGCGCCTGAAATGTCTCCGGGCTGGACCACTGTCAACGCGCCAAGCGTGACGCTGCGCCAGGGCGAAAGCGTCGCGCTTCTGTCGCGCCGCTACGGCGTTCCGGAAAAGGAAATTCTGCGCGCCAACGGCCTGCGTAGCGGTGCCGGCGCCCAGCCCGGCCAGCAGATCATCATCCCGACGATGAATGGCGCTGGCGCCTCGAGCCCGGCCAAGATGGCTTCCGAAGCAACGGATCTTTCCAAGGGCGGCAAGATGCCGGCCCCGGCCAAGGCGCCGCAGCAGGAAGCCCTCGCACTGCCTTCCGGCAACCAGATGCGCGGCAAGTCCCAGGCCGGCCTTGCCGATCCCAATAAACTTGCCGCCGGCAATGGCAAGGGCCCGACCCCGAAGGGCGCCTACGTCGTCAAGCCGGGTGATTCGCTGGCAAGAATTGCCAAGGAAAGCGGCGTCACCGTCGCCGAACTGAAGCGTGCGAACAATATGCAGGCCGGCGACAGCATCCGGATCGGTCAGGCGCTGGCTCTGCCGCATGGCGCCGTTGCCGCAGACCCGGTCAAGACCGCTTCCATCGAGCCGCAGAAGGTTTCGGTGAAGCCCGGTGCCGCGCCGGTCGCAGCGCCGAAGCAGGCCGCCGCCGAACCGATCGCAAAGCAGGCCCCCAAGGCTGTCGCCCATGCGGATACGGCAGCCGATGCCAAGCCGCAGGCGGTCGCCTCCGCTTCCCCGAGCCAGTCCATCAACGATGCCGCCAAGTCGGATGCGCAGGCCGATGCGCCGGAAGCAACCGGCATCGGCAAGTTTCGCTGGCCGGTTCGCGGTGCCGTGGTCGCCGGCTACGGCTCCAACGTCAACGGCAGCCGCAACGACGGTATCGACATTTCCGTTCCCGAGGGCACGCCCGTCAAGGCCGCCGAAAACGGTGTCGTCATCTATGCCGGCAACGGCCTGAAGGAGCTTGGCAACACGGTTCTGGTCCGTCACGACGACGGTACGGTCACCGTCTACGGCCATGCCGACGCGCTCAGCGTTACCCGCGGCCAGAAGGTTCAGCGCGGCCAGACGCTGGCAACGTCCGGTATGAGCGGCAATGTCAGCCAGCCGCAGCTGCACTTCGAAGTCCGCAAGAATTCGGCTCCGGTCAACCCAATGACGTTCCTTGAATAG
- a CDS encoding ATP-binding protein, with protein MTEDQNTLILAEVRRLADALERLAGPAPAVNDWNAADCFVWAPARLHLQPVPRPNRVALTLIRGVDHVRDILHENTLRFADGFAANNVLLWGARGMGKSSLVKAVHEDVRRSTGISLKLIEVHREDISSLPVLLDILKSAPHRIIIFCDDLSFDHDDTAYKSLKAALDGGVEGRPDNVLFYATSNRRHLLPRHMMENEQSTAINPSEAVEEKVSLSDRFGLWLGFHKCSQEDYLQMIDAYADHFKLELDRAQMHHEALEWATTRGARSGRVAWQYIQDLAGRQRIVLERD; from the coding sequence GTGACTGAAGATCAAAACACCCTGATCCTTGCCGAAGTCCGCCGCCTCGCCGACGCGCTCGAACGCCTCGCCGGGCCGGCTCCGGCCGTCAACGACTGGAATGCCGCCGACTGTTTCGTCTGGGCTCCCGCCCGGCTCCATCTGCAGCCGGTTCCGCGGCCGAACCGCGTGGCGCTCACGCTCATTCGCGGCGTCGACCATGTGCGCGACATCCTGCATGAAAACACTTTGCGTTTCGCCGACGGCTTTGCCGCCAACAACGTCCTGCTCTGGGGCGCGCGCGGCATGGGCAAATCGTCGCTCGTCAAGGCCGTGCATGAAGACGTGCGCCGCTCGACCGGCATTTCGCTGAAGCTGATCGAAGTGCACCGCGAAGATATCTCGTCGCTGCCGGTGCTGCTCGACATCCTGAAATCCGCACCGCATCGCATCATCATCTTCTGCGACGACCTCTCCTTCGATCACGACGACACAGCTTACAAGTCCCTCAAGGCGGCGCTGGACGGCGGCGTCGAGGGACGGCCTGATAATGTGCTGTTCTACGCGACGTCAAATCGCCGCCACCTCCTGCCGCGGCATATGATGGAGAACGAACAGTCGACGGCGATCAATCCCTCCGAGGCCGTGGAGGAGAAGGTTTCGCTCTCCGACCGCTTCGGCCTTTGGCTCGGCTTCCACAAGTGCAGCCAGGAAGATTACCTGCAGATGATCGACGCCTATGCCGACCACTTCAAGCTCGAGCTCGATCGCGCCCAGATGCATCACGAAGCGCTTGAATGGGCAACGACCCGCGGCGCCCGCTCCGGCCGCGTCGCGTGGCAATATATCCAGGATCTCGCCGGGCGGCAGCGCATCGTGCTGGAACGGGACTGA
- the yajC gene encoding preprotein translocase subunit YajC — protein MFITNAYAQSATDSAASVFGGSGFEMIILFVPLMVVWYFLLIRPQRAQAKKRDEILKNIRRGDQIVTSGIVGKVTKVIDEKELEVEIAEGVRIRVVRSAISEVRVKGEPVKADAA, from the coding sequence ATGTTTATCACCAACGCATATGCGCAGAGCGCGACAGATTCGGCCGCGAGCGTCTTCGGCGGGTCCGGCTTTGAAATGATCATCCTGTTTGTGCCGCTGATGGTCGTTTGGTATTTCCTTCTTATTCGTCCGCAGCGCGCTCAGGCGAAGAAGCGTGACGAGATCCTGAAGAACATCCGTCGCGGCGATCAGATCGTTACCAGCGGCATCGTCGGCAAGGTCACCAAGGTCATCGACGAAAAGGAACTGGAAGTCGAAATCGCCGAAGGCGTGCGCATCCGCGTCGTCCGCAGCGCCATTTCGGAAGTTCGCGTCAAGGGTGAGCCGGTCAAGGCAGATGCCGCGTAA
- the secDF gene encoding protein translocase subunit SecDF translates to MLHVSWWKTALIWFVVLLSVLLAAPNLLGERSLSSLPAWWAHRKVELGLDLRGGSHLLLRIERGDVEKDRLETIVGDIATRLRTVNVGYSGLTGTGRKIQLRINDPAQVQAALTALQPLTTGSDKPAVALSQGENGTMTLDITDADIDRHITSAIARSIRVIRARIAQLGVGEPQIRRQGADRIVVQVPDLADAQRLKNLLGQPAKLSFRLVDPSMTVQDAMDNHPPAGSDVLFSEDDPPVGYLVQRQPLLSNVDFSDAVSVTNDQSGEGTVSVKLTPEATRRFAQSTASNLGKVIVVVLDDQVISAASLKTIIATGEIDVPGDFTVQGAQDLTVMIKSGPLPATLTTAEERTIQPGLGGETARYGVIACIAAAVFVAALMIGFYRLLGIIATIALLINIVMVIAAMGLLGITLTLPGVAAIVLIIGIGLDALVLIYERVREEEKKTHLLVDALRHGFNRAAATVADANLTVFIVAAILFYASTGAVRGFAATLMVGVFTTFFTSCFVTRSLVNMWISRRKPRTLLVGVRSGIFDNANIRFMGIRRYTFTISAALSVITLVAFATLGMHLGIDFAGGSIIEVRAKQGVADAADIQSRLDAVIPGDVRVERLADRLGAVIRVHAQEGGENAEQSAVSLVRDELGKDYNFSRVEVVGPAVSGEITTTASLAVLAALAAILIYIWLRFEWQFAVGAIIATLHDVILTLGLFVLSGMEFNMTGIAAILTIVGYSLNDTVVVYDRMRENLKRYSQMPLPILIDASINQTLSRTILTSATTLLALFALYIFGGEVIRAFTFVLLFGVAVGTFSSIYIAAPVLILFKLRPDKFQTGGESNGPAAGDIQSGKPAV, encoded by the coding sequence ATGCTGCACGTCTCCTGGTGGAAGACCGCCCTGATCTGGTTCGTCGTTCTCTTGAGCGTGCTTCTGGCCGCTCCGAACCTGCTTGGCGAGCGCTCGCTTTCATCGCTGCCCGCATGGTGGGCACATCGAAAGGTCGAGCTCGGGCTCGACCTTCGCGGGGGCTCTCATCTCCTGTTGAGGATAGAGCGAGGCGATGTCGAGAAGGATCGCCTGGAAACCATTGTCGGCGATATCGCGACACGGTTGCGCACCGTCAATGTTGGCTATTCCGGCCTGACCGGCACCGGCCGCAAGATTCAGCTTCGCATCAATGATCCCGCACAGGTTCAAGCCGCTCTGACGGCATTGCAGCCGCTGACCACCGGATCCGACAAGCCGGCCGTCGCTCTGTCGCAGGGCGAAAACGGCACGATGACGCTCGATATCACCGACGCGGATATCGACCGCCATATAACGTCGGCAATCGCCCGCTCGATCAGGGTCATCCGCGCCCGTATTGCGCAGCTTGGAGTAGGGGAGCCCCAGATCCGCAGGCAAGGCGCCGACCGCATTGTCGTGCAGGTGCCCGACCTCGCCGATGCGCAGCGGCTGAAGAACCTCCTCGGCCAACCCGCCAAGCTCAGCTTCCGCCTCGTCGATCCATCGATGACGGTCCAGGATGCGATGGATAATCACCCGCCCGCCGGATCCGATGTGCTGTTTTCCGAAGACGACCCGCCGGTCGGATATCTCGTGCAGAGGCAACCTCTGCTTTCGAATGTCGATTTTTCCGACGCGGTCTCTGTCACCAACGACCAGAGCGGTGAGGGTACGGTCTCCGTCAAGCTGACGCCGGAGGCCACCCGTCGCTTCGCGCAATCGACCGCAAGCAATCTCGGCAAGGTCATCGTCGTCGTTCTTGATGATCAGGTCATCTCCGCGGCTTCCCTGAAGACGATCATCGCCACTGGCGAGATCGATGTTCCCGGAGATTTCACTGTTCAGGGCGCGCAGGATCTGACCGTCATGATCAAGAGCGGACCGCTGCCCGCGACGTTGACGACGGCCGAGGAACGGACCATCCAACCGGGTCTTGGCGGCGAGACAGCACGCTATGGCGTGATAGCCTGCATCGCAGCCGCGGTCTTCGTCGCGGCCCTGATGATCGGCTTTTATCGTCTGCTCGGTATCATCGCGACCATCGCGCTTCTCATTAATATCGTCATGGTGATCGCAGCCATGGGGCTGCTCGGCATCACGCTGACGCTTCCCGGCGTTGCCGCCATCGTCCTGATCATCGGCATCGGCCTGGATGCGCTGGTGCTGATCTACGAGCGGGTGCGCGAAGAGGAAAAGAAGACCCATCTGCTCGTCGATGCGCTGCGCCATGGTTTCAACCGGGCAGCAGCAACGGTGGCGGATGCCAATCTGACCGTGTTTATCGTTGCGGCCATTCTCTTCTATGCGAGCACAGGCGCAGTGCGCGGCTTTGCCGCCACCCTCATGGTCGGCGTCTTCACCACCTTCTTCACCTCGTGCTTCGTTACCCGGTCGCTGGTAAACATGTGGATATCGCGCCGCAAGCCGCGCACGTTGCTGGTCGGCGTTCGGAGCGGCATTTTCGATAATGCCAATATCCGCTTCATGGGCATCCGCCGTTACACCTTCACGATATCGGCGGCGCTGTCGGTCATCACGCTTGTCGCCTTCGCGACGCTCGGCATGCATCTCGGCATCGATTTCGCCGGCGGATCGATCATCGAGGTCCGCGCCAAGCAGGGTGTTGCCGATGCGGCGGATATTCAATCGCGCCTCGATGCCGTCATTCCAGGCGATGTGCGCGTCGAGCGGCTTGCCGATCGCCTCGGCGCCGTGATTCGCGTCCATGCGCAGGAGGGCGGTGAAAATGCCGAGCAGTCCGCCGTATCCCTGGTGCGGGACGAATTGGGCAAGGATTATAATTTTTCCCGCGTGGAGGTCGTCGGTCCCGCCGTGTCGGGTGAAATCACGACGACTGCCTCCCTTGCCGTTTTGGCGGCGCTAGCAGCAATTCTCATCTACATATGGTTGCGTTTCGAATGGCAGTTTGCCGTCGGCGCAATCATCGCCACGCTGCATGACGTCATTCTGACGCTCGGCCTCTTCGTGCTGAGCGGCATGGAATTCAACATGACCGGCATCGCCGCGATCCTGACCATCGTCGGTTACTCGCTGAACGACACGGTTGTCGTCTACGACCGCATGCGCGAAAACCTGAAGCGCTATTCGCAGATGCCGCTGCCGATCCTGATCGACGCTTCCATCAATCAGACACTATCTCGTACCATTCTGACGTCCGCGACGACGCTCCTGGCGCTCTTCGCGCTCTACATCTTCGGCGGCGAGGTGATCCGTGCCTTCACCTTCGTACTGCTTTTCGGCGTCGCGGTCGGCACTTTTTCGTCGATTTATATTGCAGCGCCGGTGCTGATCCTGTTCAAGCTGCGGCCGGACAAGTTCCAGACCGGCGGCGAAAGCAATGGACCGGCGGCCGGCGATATCCAGTCAGGCAAACCAGCGGTGTGA
- a CDS encoding Mth938-like domain-containing protein → MAKGIEIRSAHFPGRAPIDAYGNGGFRFADMSHRGSLLCLPSGIYGWDMLQGDALTPDRFQKVLDEAAEIEVLLVGTGTELRPLPAELKAALRARQISSDPMSTGAAVRTFNIMLSESRAVAAALIAV, encoded by the coding sequence GTGGCTAAAGGAATAGAAATCCGTAGCGCGCATTTTCCGGGGCGCGCACCGATCGACGCTTACGGCAATGGCGGCTTCCGCTTTGCCGACATGTCGCATCGCGGCTCGCTGCTTTGCCTGCCCTCGGGCATTTATGGATGGGATATGCTGCAGGGCGATGCGCTGACACCGGACCGCTTCCAGAAGGTGCTCGATGAAGCTGCCGAGATCGAAGTGCTGCTCGTTGGCACCGGTACGGAACTGCGGCCATTGCCTGCCGAGCTGAAGGCAGCCTTGCGCGCCAGGCAGATTTCGTCCGACCCGATGAGTACCGGCGCTGCCGTGCGCACCTTCAATATCATGCTGTCCGAGTCGCGAGCCGTGGCTGCGGCGCTGATTGCCGTTTGA
- a CDS encoding phytoene/squalene synthase family protein — MTTKAALRSNRDICLATLRDTDRDRYLACLLAPEEKRPALAALYAFNAELARVRDLVHEPLPGEVRMQYWRDLLEGQAHGSSEANPLAAELLTAIEEYRLPRQTLIDMIDARIFDLYDDPMETRGTLEGYAGETASALIQLASLVLSADEAKRSADAAGHAGVAQAIAGLLLLMPLHRHRGQLYLPLEILTATGLDRDSFLAGEDRPRISAAIEAFAGLGREHLAKARAAGAISPAVFPAFLPVTLAEPVLKQAPKLGAGLFDRSLALPQWRRQMRMATASITKKI; from the coding sequence ATGACGACCAAAGCTGCGCTCCGTAGCAACCGGGACATATGCCTTGCAACGCTTCGCGACACCGATCGCGACCGCTATCTCGCCTGCCTGCTGGCGCCGGAAGAGAAGCGTCCGGCGCTTGCCGCGCTCTATGCCTTCAATGCCGAGCTGGCGCGCGTACGGGATCTCGTGCACGAACCGCTGCCCGGTGAAGTGCGCATGCAGTACTGGCGCGATCTTCTCGAAGGGCAGGCCCATGGCTCGAGCGAGGCCAATCCGCTTGCCGCCGAGCTCCTCACCGCGATCGAAGAGTACCGCCTGCCGCGCCAGACGCTGATCGACATGATCGATGCGCGCATTTTCGATCTCTACGACGATCCGATGGAAACGCGCGGCACTTTGGAAGGCTATGCCGGCGAGACGGCTTCGGCGCTGATCCAGCTGGCAAGCCTGGTCTTGTCGGCGGATGAGGCCAAGCGTTCCGCGGATGCCGCCGGTCATGCCGGTGTCGCACAAGCGATTGCCGGGCTGCTGCTGTTGATGCCGCTCCATCGTCATCGCGGCCAGCTTTACCTGCCGCTTGAGATTTTGACGGCAACGGGTCTCGATCGTGATTCCTTCCTTGCTGGCGAGGATAGACCGCGTATTTCAGCGGCGATCGAAGCATTTGCCGGCCTGGGCCGCGAGCATCTTGCCAAGGCGAGGGCGGCGGGAGCCATTTCGCCGGCAGTATTCCCGGCCTTTCTGCCCGTCACCCTGGCAGAACCGGTCTTGAAGCAGGCACCGAAGCTTGGCGCCGGTCTCTTCGATCGATCCCTGGCATTGCCGCAATGGCGCCGGCAGATGCGCATGGCGACGGCGTCGATTACAAAGAAAATCTAA